The genome window GACGGCCGCCGCATTAACCTCGTCAACCCCGTGACGGAACAGGTCTACGGCAGCTGCGCCCGCGGCACCGTCGAGGACGTGGACCGTGCCGTGGGCGCCGCACGCCACCAGCTCGAACGTGGCGCCTGGAGCCAGCTTGACGGCGCCCAGCGCGCTCGACTGCTGTCGAAACTGGCCGACCTGGTGGAACGCGACACCGACGTGCTGGCCGATATGGACGCCGACGCCATCGGCCGCTCGCCGATCGAACCGCGCCGGCTGGACGTACCCAACGCAGTCGCCAACCTGCGCGCCTCCTCCGGCTGGGCCAACCAGCTCGAGGGGCGGACCATTCCCTCCGGCGGCTACTTTGGCACCAAGTCCCTCTCGTACACAGTACGGGAACCGGTGGGCGTGGTCGGTGCCATCGTTCCCTGGAACTCACCGCTGATGATCACGGTCTGGAAGCTCGCCGCCCTGTTGGCCGCAGGCTGTACCGTGGTCATCAAACCGTCGGAAGAGACGCCACAGTCGGCGCTGCACCTGGCAACGCTGGCCCAGGAAGCGGGCTTCCCCGATGGCGTGATCAACGTCGTCACCGGCTACGGCAACGAGGTGGGTCGCGCCCTGTGCGAACACCCCCATGTCGACAAGATCAGCTTCACCGGCAGCCCCGAAGCCGGACGTGAGATCCAACGCACTGCCGGCGTGCTGTTCAAGCGCGTGGCCCTGGAGTTGGGCGGCAAGAGCCCGCAGATTGTCTTCGACGATGCCTCCTTCGACGACGCGCTGTTCGGCTGCTCCCTCGGCCTGTTCGCCAACCAGGGCCAGGTCTGCGCGGCCGGCTCGCGCATCCTGGTCCAGCGCGGCCTCGCCGATCGCTTCGCCGCAGCGTTGGCCGATGCCGCGCGCGCCGTCAAGGTAGGCGACCCTCGCCAACCCGGCGTGCAGATGGGGCCGGTGGCCAAGAAAGCCCAATTGGATCGCGTCAACCGCTACATCCAGTTGGGCATCGACCAAGGTGCGTCCCTGCTGGCCGGTGGGGTATCGAACCCTGAACAAGGTTGGTTCGTCCGGCCGACCATCTTCGCCAACGCCCGCAATGACATGGCGATCGCCCAGGACGAGATCTTCGGGCCCGTCGGCACGGTGATCACGTTCGACAGCGAAGAAGAGGCCGTCGCACTCGCCAACGATTCCAACTACGGCCTTGCAGCCACAGTCTGGACCAGCGACCTGGCACGAGCGCATCGCGTCGCTGCGGCGGTGAAGGCCGGGGCCGTGGGCATCAACTGCTGGAGCCCGCTGGACGCCAACCTGCCATGGGGCGGCGTCAAGGCCAGCGGCATTGGCCGGGAAGGAGGATTCAGCGGCGCGCTGGCCTACACCGAGGAGAAGGTCATTACCGTGCTGCTGCCCGGCTGAAAACAATCCCTGCACTGACCGGACCACCCTCCCAGCCCCCGGGCCTCAAAGGGTGGCCGTTCCAACGTGCTTTTTCGATGCCTTGATGATCGATGGAGAGACCGTGATGAATCCGGTAAATCAAACAACAATTGATCGGTATCCAACGTCCCTGCGAATTTTGCACTGGGTGCGCGCCGTGCTCGTCGCTGGCCTCCTCTGGGCGGGCTGGCACATGACTGGGCTCGATGACGAAGTGGCAAGCAAATATGAGCTCTATTACCCGTGGCACAAATCCTTTGGGGTGCTGGTATTCCTGGTAGTCCTGGTCCAGATCGCCCTGCGGGTGAGAGCGGCCAGGCTGCCACAACCGCCAGAGACGCTGGCACGGTATGAGCGGGTTTCGTCAAGACTTGCCCACCGAACCTTGTACGCGCTGCTGGTGATCGTGCCGTTGATGGGCTATTCGATGTCGAGCACCTACACGATGAGCGACGGCGTCTTCTTTTTTGGGGTGAACCTTCCGGAGCTCCTGGGCAAGAATGACGACTGGTTCGTCGTCTTCCAATGGCTGCACAAAGTGCTCGCCTACACCCTGCTCGGCCTGATCCTGGTGCATGTCGCCGGTGCCCTGAAGCATCGGTTTTATGACCGCGACCCTCGAAACGACGTCCTGCGCCGCATGCTGTGACTGGATGGTGGGGTATTGCGGCGCTCGATATCGGTGCGACGAAAACCCACAAGGGCAAACCCCTGTCGCAAGACGCGGTGCTGTGGGTACAGGCCAGGGACATGAAGTGACCAGGCGCCAGCGCAAGCAGCAGGCGCGTGGTGACAACGCGGCACTTGATACAGAAAGGGCCCTGGATTTTCCTCGCAGGGCCCGAGCTATCAAACGATCAGATCGTTGGCGTTGAGGGTATTGACACCCGTCAGCTGGATTTCAAAATCCGCGCCCAGATCACCATTGACGTTGCCGTACAGCACCTGGTCGACGAAGCGCAATTGTCCCGCTGCCGTGAAATCATTCGAATCGATGAAGCTGAACGAGTCGACAAACGTGGTCAGGAGATTGGCATCGAGTTTCGACAGGTCCAACTTGTCGCCCTGCAGGCTATTGAAGTCGGAAATGGAGTCACTGCCAAATCCTTTGCCCAGATCACCCAGCGTGTTGAAAACAAAGCGGTCGGCTCCGTCTCCACCGTGGAGGCTGTCCCCACCCAGGCCGCCGATCAGTGTGTCATTGCCGGCCCCACCGTCCAGGGCGTTATTTCCGGCGTTGCCGATCAGCACATTGTCCAGTTCGTTACCGATCCCCATGAAGGCGGTACCCGTCAGCGTGAGGTTCTCCAGATTGGCACCCAGGAACCAGCTCACAGACGAGACTACCGTATCGGTTTCGCTGGTCAGTGTGGAGGTTTCCCTGATGACATCCTGAGCGTTGTCGATTACATAGGTGTCGTTGCCAGTGCCGCCAATAAGCGTATCGATGCCACTGCCGCCGTCCAGCGTGTCGTTGCCTGAACCACCGCTCAGCGCGTTGTTGCCGGCATTGCCGGTCATCACGTTGTTCGAGGCGTTGCCACTGCCGTTGAGGTTGGCGCTGCCGATCAGCGTGAGGTTCTCCAGATTGGCGCCCAGGCTCCAGTTGACCGCTGAACGCACGGTGTCGATTTCACCCGCCAAGGTACTGGTTTCGCTGATGACATCCTTGAGGTCATCGATCGTGTAGATGTCATTGCCCGTACCGCCACTCAAGGTATCGGCACCCGCGCCACCATCGAGGTTATCGTTGCCCGCCCCACCCTGGAGGTTGTTCGCCGAAGCATTGCCTATCAGGCTGTTGCTCAGCTCGTTGCCAATCACGGTGAACGCCCCGGCGCCGCTCAGAATGACGCTTTCGACGTTGCGCAGATTGCTGAGGTTCAGGTCGACGACGCTGCTCGACGCGCTTGCGGCGTAAGTGAGGGTCAGGCTGTCGCGACCCTGATCGACACCCTCTTGGACCAGGGCCAGCTCAGCGACCTGATCCAACGTATAGGCATCATTCCCCGCGCCACCGATCAGCGTGTCCAGCCCGGCGCCACCGTTCAGCACGTTGTTGCCGGCGTTACCGGTCAGCACGTTGTTCAGGGCGTTGCCGGTACCACTGAGCTGGGCAGTGCCGGTCAGGATGAGGTTTTCCAGGTTGGCGCCCAGCGTCCAGTTCACCGAAGCGCGCACGGTATCGATTTCGCTGGCCAGGGTCGAGGCTTCGGTGACGACATCCTTGAGGTTGTCGACCACATAGGTGTCATTGCCGGCACCGCCAATAAGCGTATCGATGCCACTGCCGCCGTCCAGCGTGTCGTTGCCTGAACCACCACTCAGCGCGTTGTTGCCGGCATTGCCGGTCATCACGTTGTTCGAGGCGTTACCACTGCCGTTGAGGTTGGCGCTGCCAATCAGCGTCAGATTCTCCAGATTGGCGCCCAGGCTCCAGTTGACCGATGAACGTACAGTGTCGATTTCACTGCTCAGGAGGGTCGTTTCGTTAACGACGTCCTTGAGGTTGTCGACTACATAAGTGTCGTTGCCGGCACCGCCAATAAGCGTATCGATGCCACTGCCGCCGTCCAGCGTGTCGTTGCCTGAACCACCGCTCAGCGCGTTGTTGCCGGCATTGCCGGTCATCACGTTGCTCGAGGCGTTGCCACTGCCGTTGAGGTTGGCGCTGCCGATCAGCGTGAGGTTCTCCAGATTGGCGCCCAGGCTCCAGTTGACCGCTGAACGCACGGTGTCGATTTCACCCGCCAAGGTACTGGTTTCGCTGATGACATCCTTGAGGTCATCGATCGTGTAGATGTCATTGCCCGTACCGCCACTCAAGGTATCGGCACCCGCGCCACCATCGAGGTTATCGTTGCCCGCCCCACCCTGGAGGTTGTTCGCCGAAGCATTGCCTATCAGGCTGTTGCTCAGCTCGTTGCCAATCACGGTGAACGCCCCGGCGCCGCTCAGAATGACGCTTTCGACGTTGCGCAGATTGCTGAGGTTCAGGTCGACGACGCTGCTCGACGCGCTTGCGGCGTAAGTGAGGGTCAGGCTGTCGCGCCCCTGATCGACACCCTCTTGGACCAGGGCCAGCTCAGCGACCTGATCCAGCGTATAGGCGTCATTCCCCGCGCCACCGATCAGCGTGTCCAGCCCGGCGCCACCGTTCAGCACGTTGTTGCCGGCGTTACCGGTCAGCACGTTGTTCAGGGCGTTGCCGGTACCACTGAGCTGGGCAGTGCCGGTCAGGATGAGGTTTTCCAGGTTGGCGCCCAGCGTCCAGTTCACCGAAGCGCGCACGGTATCGATTTCGCTGGCCAGGGTCGTGGTTTCGGTGACGACATCCTTGAGGTTGTCGACCACGTAGGTGTCATTGCCGGCACCGCCGATCAGGGTATCGATACCGCTGCCGCCGTCCAGGGTATTGGCACCGGCGTTGCCAGTGATGCGGTTGTTCAACGCGTTGCCCGTGCCATTGAGATTGGCGCTCGCGCTCAGCGTCAGGACCTCGATGTTGGCGCCCAGGGTGTAATCGACCGCAGAGATGACTGTGTCGGTTTCACTGGCCAGGGTGCTGCTTTCCTGGACAACGTCACCGATATTGTCGACGACGTAAGTGTCATTGCCTGCCCCGCCGATCATCGTATCTTTGCCGGCACGACCGTTCAGGACGTTGGCCAGCGCATTACCGATCAGTGTGTCGTCATTGGCCGAGCCGAATGCGTTTTCGATCTTGGCGCCATAGGCGATCGCCAGCCCTTCGTTGAAAGCGGCCTGGGTAGTGAGGTCCGTAAACGCTTGGCCGATTTTGCTGAACTGGCCTTCATTCAGGTTGATGCGGACTGCTTCCAGCTGATTGAAGGCATCAATTGAATCAGTGCCGCCAGCGTCCCAGATAGTCTCGAAAACCGACTGTCCAACAGCCCAGCTATACGAGTTGTTCCCCGTTTGCCACTGAGTGTTCGCACCGTAGAGACTCTGGATGGCAGCGATATCCAGCAACATGGGCGTGGTTGGCTGATAGGAATACGCGGCGTCGTAGCTCATGACCGTATAACGGACATCATCGAACTGGGGGGCAAGCACCGTCGGGTTCGACAGCAACTGGGAAAACGGATGCTTGAGACCCAGCGCGTGACCGATCTCATGGACAAAGACCAGGTAGTCGTAAGTGCCTTTGACAGGACTCGGGTTGTTCGTCACCGGTCCGATCCAGACATCACCGGCGCTGGGGGTTTCATCGGGAAAATAAGCCCAGGCAGCGGTGTCGCCGTCCATATTCTGGTAGCCGCCGAAACGCAGGTCACCCACATTGGTACCGGATTCGCCGACCTGTGTGAACTTGATATTGGCAACCGAACTCCACATGCCGAGCGCACTGACGATACTGTTCTGCTGGGCTGACGTCAGGACGTAGCCGGCCTCATATTCATTGTCACTGCTGTAGTCGGCGGCGAATAATGAACTGTTCGTCATGAAGCTGTACGTCAGGGACGGGGTCCCCCAATAGGTACCGACCAGCAAGCTATCGACTTGTGCGTTGCCGGTCCGAATGGCGGACGAAGTAGAAGAGTAACCAAGTGGACTGGGCATGCGAAGCTTCCTGTAAGCAATCTGCGGCCTTCCAGAATGCGGCCGCTACAAAGGGGTTATTTTGCATTAGAAACACAAAAAGTGATATCACATAGCCACTTTTCAAGCTTTAAATCCACCAACTATGGCGTAACCAGCCATTCATTCGCCCGGCGAATATCCCCATCTCCCAATCGACCGCTCCAGCGATGCAATACCAGTAAACTGGTCACGAACTTGTATTGGGACTGATAGAAATCACGTCGTGCACGAAACTCTTCCTTGATGCTATCCAGCACATCGACGGCATTCTTGACGCCGTAGCCAAAGGCTTTTTCCGTGGCCATGCGTGACTTCTCGGCAGACTCCAGCGCACGCCGTGTTGCCTTGATCCGGCTGAGTTCGGCGCTCATGCCGAGATAAGCCGTGCGGGTTTCCTTGATGACCTGGCGACGCAAGGCTTCCAGCTCTTGCTGGGCGACTTCCTTGTCACTTTCGGAGCTCGATACCCGTGCACGAGTGGAACCGCCGCTGTAGAGCGGCATCTGCAAATCCAGGGAGGCCACGAGGTTGTCCGAGCGAGGCGTCACGGCGCCTTCATAGCCGATATCACTGCGCTGCGCCGTCAAGTTCAGGCCCAGCCGGGGAAGATGCCCTGCCTTGTTTTCAGCGATGGCCGCCTCGGCGGCGAGGACGCTGTGCTCCCGGGCGTGCAACGCCGGGTTGCTGTCGAGTGCCGTCTGCACCCAGTAGTCCTGCGCTTGCGCCGGCAGGCTGAAGGCGGGATTGTCGCCGATGCGCTTGAACCGCTCACTGACATCGCGCCCCACCAGTTCGGAAATCGCTTCACGGCTGACCAGGACCTTGTTGCTGGCTTCGATCTCGTCAGCCTTGAGCGCATCCACCCGTGCCTCGAGATCCAGCGCGTCGGTCACCATCGCCATCTGGCGCGCGTACAAAGCCTTGACCCGCTTGAGGTTACGCTCCGTCGCCTGCAGTTCGCTGCGCACCAGCGACAGCTCGTCTTCCGCGGCAAGCACGGCGAAATAGCGCTCGGACAGATCGATGCTGGCCTGCACCTGGGTATCGGTCGACTCGTAGCCACTCTGCCGGGTCAACTCGATGTACTTCTGGTAACTGCGCCAGACCTGTGGATCGTAGATCACCTGATTGAGCACCACGGCCATGCGCTTGCCGTTGTACTGGATACGGTTCAGGTCGTCGTCGCGACGGCTGCGGTTGACGCTGCCACTGGCGTTGAGCTGCGGCAACAATTGACCGAAGGCCGCCCGCTCCTTGCCCTCGCCGCTTCGGGTCAGGGCTTGTGCCCGCAGGACGCGCGGATCAGCCCCTTGCGCTTCCTGGTGCAATTGCCACAGGTCGACATAAGTGTCGTCAGCGAGGACGCCCAATGGCATGAGTGCCAGGCACAGGGTGATCAGGCGCTTCATCTCAGTCCTCGATCAACGAACGGGCGAACACATTGCTCGCAGGCTGCATCAAGTATTGCAACAGCGTCCGCGCGCCCGTATTGACCAGCACTTCGACCGGCATTCCCGGCACCAGGGTAAGGTTGCCCAGCGTCTGGCGCCCTTTGTCCGTCAGGGCTACGCGTGCCAAGTAATAAGCCGTGCCTGTGTCCTTGTTGATCAGACGGTCAGCGGAAATCTGCACCAGCCGTCCCTCGATGACAGGCGTGGTGCTGCTCTTGAATGCGCTGAAGCGAATGTCCGCCAACTTGCCCAACGCGATGCGGTCGATGTCCATCGGCGACACTTGCGCCTCGACGATCAGTTCCTCGTTGGCCGGAACGATGTCCAGCAGCGCAGTGCCCGGGCTGACCACGGCACCGAGGGTGTGGACGGTCATGCCCATGACCATTCCGGACTCGGGCGCGAGGATATCGGTACGCTGATCGCGGTCCTGCAAAGTGGCCAGTCGCTCGCGCAACTCATACACCTTGGTCCGCGCATCGCCCAGCAGGCCGGCGACTTCGCTGGCGAAGGCCTTTTTCAATTGCAGGATCTTCAGCTTCGCCTCGTCGACATGGACCCGCGCTTGCGCGATCTCGGACTGGCTTTCGGCTATTTCGGTTTGCAGGCGAGCGAGGCTGCGCTCCTGTTCGCGCAGGCGCTGCTTGTCCACGTAGCCTTCGGCAAGCAGTGCCCGCAGATCGACTATTTCGTCTTGATAAGAGGCCGCCAGCATCTGCTTGCTGGCGATGATGGCCTTGAATCCGCGAATCTGTTCCTCGATTTGTCCGATGGTCTTCTCTTGCAAACCGATTTCACCCAGCAACGAGGTCCGTCGAGTCTGGAAAATTCGTGCCTCACTGTCCCGGGCCTCTTGCACTCGCGGGTCAGCGGGGTCCAGGGCCGGCACCGCCACTGGCTCGGGCAGCGCGTCACGTTCCGCCTCCAACCGGGCTTGCAACTGCAGCGCGGCGATCAACTGGCTGCGCGTCGTTTCCATTTCCGAACGCGCCTGGGTGTTGTCGAGCACCAGCAACACATCGCCGGTTTTCACCAGGTCCCCGTCGTGCACGCGCAGTTCGCGCACGATGCCACCTTCCAGGTGCTGCACCGTCTTGCGATAACTTTTGACCGTGACCACGCCCGGCGCGAGTGCCGAGCTGTCGAGGGGGGCCAATGCCGCCCAGCCACCGAACAGGCCAAAGGTGACCAGCAGCATGAGGTAGCCGACGCGGCGTATCGGCCTGTCATCGATGGGCAACGCGGTGGATGAGTGCTGACTGTTTTGCATGAAATGGCTCATCCGTTTCCTACGGTTGAATCGCGGCAGCCTGCCGGGTCGTGGGTGTTACATCTCGCAGGCGGGCCAGGACCTGATCCCGCGGCCCGAACAGACTCAGTTCGCCATGATTGAGCACCAGCAGCTTGTCCACCTGCGCCAGCACGCCGGATCGATGGGTAATGACAAACACCGTGGCCCTGCTCTGCCTGAGCTTTTGCAGCGCCTCGGCGAGCATCTTTTCTCCGGCATCGTCCAGGTTGGAGTTCGGTTCATCGAGCACCACCAGGCGCGGCTCACCGTACAAGGCGCGGGCCAGGCCGATACGTTGTCGCTGGCCGCCGGACAACCCACCGCCATTGGCTCCGATCAAGGTGTCGTAGCCATCGGGCAGTTGCAGAATCAACTCATGCACACCCGCCATGCTCGCGGCGGCGACCACGGCAGGAGCGTTCACCGGGCCGAAGCGGGAGATGTTCTGGCTGATCGTGCCTTCGAAGAGTTCGATGTCCTGGGGCAGATAACCGATGTACTGACCCAACTCCTCCCGACGCCATTGGCTGATGTCGGCCCCGTCCAGGCGCACAGTGCCGACCAGGCTTGGCCAGACGCCCAACAACGCCCTGGCCAGGGTCGACTTCCCGGCACCGCTGGGGCCAATGATGCCCACCACTTCGCCCGCGGCCACCTGGAAATCCACGCCGCGGATAATCGGTTTGCGAGCGTCCGGCGATCCCGCCGAAAGACCCTCGACGCGAATCGCTCCTTCGGGTGCCGGCAACGGCATGCGTTCAGGCTCGGCGGCAATCTTGAGCAACAACTCGTGCAGCCGGGCATATTGCGCGCGGGCACCCAGGAAGCCTTTCCATACGCCGATCAACTGATCGATGGGCGCCAACGCACGCCCCAGCAAAATCGAGCCGGCAATCATCAGCCCCGACGAAATCTCGTGATTGATCGTCAAATAGGCACCCAGGCCCAACACCAGCGACTGAACAATCTGCCGGAACGTCCTGGACACCGAGGTGATGGTCGCGGCACGGTCGCTGGCCAGGCTTTGCAGGGCGAGAATCTTATGGGTTCGCCCGCTCCAGTGCTCGCGCAAGCTGGCAAGCATGCCCATGGATTCCACCACTTCGGCATTGCGCAAACTTTTGTTGGTGAACGCAGTGGCCGCCATCTGTTCACGATTGGCAGCCTGCAGCGGCGAGTGGGTGAGCTTTTCGTTGGCAAAGGCCAGCGCGCCCAGTAACACGGCACTCACGATCCCCATCCAGCCGTACCAGGAATGAAACATGAACATGACAGCCAGGTAGATCGGGATCCACGGCGCGTCGAAAAATGCAAACAGGCCGTTGCCCGTCAGGAACTGGCGCAAACCGTTCAGGTCGCTCAAAGGCTGGGCCGTGGCATTCATGCCACTGGTATTGAGCGCCTGCTTGAAACTGGCGTCGAACAGACGCCGGCTCAGCAGCGTGTCCAGTCGAGTACTGATCCGCACCATAATCCGCGAACGGACCCACTCCAAGCCACCCATCGTGATCATCAACAGCAACATGATCAACGTCAGCATCAACAGCGTCGACAGACTGGCGCTGC of Pseudomonas fluorescens contains these proteins:
- a CDS encoding aldehyde dehydrogenase family protein, yielding MTEHLKHFIAGASFEASDGRRINLVNPVTEQVYGSCARGTVEDVDRAVGAARHQLERGAWSQLDGAQRARLLSKLADLVERDTDVLADMDADAIGRSPIEPRRLDVPNAVANLRASSGWANQLEGRTIPSGGYFGTKSLSYTVREPVGVVGAIVPWNSPLMITVWKLAALLAAGCTVVIKPSEETPQSALHLATLAQEAGFPDGVINVVTGYGNEVGRALCEHPHVDKISFTGSPEAGREIQRTAGVLFKRVALELGGKSPQIVFDDASFDDALFGCSLGLFANQGQVCAAGSRILVQRGLADRFAAALADAARAVKVGDPRQPGVQMGPVAKKAQLDRVNRYIQLGIDQGASLLAGGVSNPEQGWFVRPTIFANARNDMAIAQDEIFGPVGTVITFDSEEEAVALANDSNYGLAATVWTSDLARAHRVAAAVKAGAVGINCWSPLDANLPWGGVKASGIGREGGFSGALAYTEEKVITVLLPG
- a CDS encoding cytochrome b, with the protein product MNPVNQTTIDRYPTSLRILHWVRAVLVAGLLWAGWHMTGLDDEVASKYELYYPWHKSFGVLVFLVVLVQIALRVRAARLPQPPETLARYERVSSRLAHRTLYALLVIVPLMGYSMSSTYTMSDGVFFFGVNLPELLGKNDDWFVVFQWLHKVLAYTLLGLILVHVAGALKHRFYDRDPRNDVLRRML
- a CDS encoding M10 family metallopeptidase C-terminal domain-containing protein, which encodes MPSPLGYSSTSSAIRTGNAQVDSLLVGTYWGTPSLTYSFMTNSSLFAADYSSDNEYEAGYVLTSAQQNSIVSALGMWSSVANIKFTQVGESGTNVGDLRFGGYQNMDGDTAAWAYFPDETPSAGDVWIGPVTNNPSPVKGTYDYLVFVHEIGHALGLKHPFSQLLSNPTVLAPQFDDVRYTVMSYDAAYSYQPTTPMLLDIAAIQSLYGANTQWQTGNNSYSWAVGQSVFETIWDAGGTDSIDAFNQLEAVRINLNEGQFSKIGQAFTDLTTQAAFNEGLAIAYGAKIENAFGSANDDTLIGNALANVLNGRAGKDTMIGGAGNDTYVVDNIGDVVQESSTLASETDTVISAVDYTLGANIEVLTLSASANLNGTGNALNNRITGNAGANTLDGGSGIDTLIGGAGNDTYVVDNLKDVVTETTTLASEIDTVRASVNWTLGANLENLILTGTAQLSGTGNALNNVLTGNAGNNVLNGGAGLDTLIGGAGNDAYTLDQVAELALVQEGVDQGRDSLTLTYAASASSSVVDLNLSNLRNVESVILSGAGAFTVIGNELSNSLIGNASANNLQGGAGNDNLDGGAGADTLSGGTGNDIYTIDDLKDVISETSTLAGEIDTVRSAVNWSLGANLENLTLIGSANLNGSGNASSNVMTGNAGNNALSGGSGNDTLDGGSGIDTLIGGAGNDTYVVDNLKDVVNETTLLSSEIDTVRSSVNWSLGANLENLTLIGSANLNGSGNASNNVMTGNAGNNALSGGSGNDTLDGGSGIDTLIGGAGNDTYVVDNLKDVVTEASTLASEIDTVRASVNWTLGANLENLILTGTAQLSGTGNALNNVLTGNAGNNVLNGGAGLDTLIGGAGNDAYTLDQVAELALVQEGVDQGRDSLTLTYAASASSSVVDLNLSNLRNVESVILSGAGAFTVIGNELSNSLIGNASANNLQGGAGNDNLDGGAGADTLSGGTGNDIYTIDDLKDVISETSTLAGEIDTVRSAVNWSLGANLENLTLIGSANLNGSGNASNNVMTGNAGNNALSGGSGNDTLDGGSGIDTLIGGTGNDTYVIDNAQDVIRETSTLTSETDTVVSSVSWFLGANLENLTLTGTAFMGIGNELDNVLIGNAGNNALDGGAGNDTLIGGLGGDSLHGGDGADRFVFNTLGDLGKGFGSDSISDFNSLQGDKLDLSKLDANLLTTFVDSFSFIDSNDFTAAGQLRFVDQVLYGNVNGDLGADFEIQLTGVNTLNANDLIV
- a CDS encoding TolC family protein — translated: MKRLITLCLALMPLGVLADDTYVDLWQLHQEAQGADPRVLRAQALTRSGEGKERAAFGQLLPQLNASGSVNRSRRDDDLNRIQYNGKRMAVVLNQVIYDPQVWRSYQKYIELTRQSGYESTDTQVQASIDLSERYFAVLAAEDELSLVRSELQATERNLKRVKALYARQMAMVTDALDLEARVDALKADEIEASNKVLVSREAISELVGRDVSERFKRIGDNPAFSLPAQAQDYWVQTALDSNPALHAREHSVLAAEAAIAENKAGHLPRLGLNLTAQRSDIGYEGAVTPRSDNLVASLDLQMPLYSGGSTRARVSSSESDKEVAQQELEALRRQVIKETRTAYLGMSAELSRIKATRRALESAEKSRMATEKAFGYGVKNAVDVLDSIKEEFRARRDFYQSQYKFVTSLLVLHRWSGRLGDGDIRRANEWLVTP
- a CDS encoding HlyD family type I secretion periplasmic adaptor subunit, producing the protein MQNSQHSSTALPIDDRPIRRVGYLMLLVTFGLFGGWAALAPLDSSALAPGVVTVKSYRKTVQHLEGGIVRELRVHDGDLVKTGDVLLVLDNTQARSEMETTRSQLIAALQLQARLEAERDALPEPVAVPALDPADPRVQEARDSEARIFQTRRTSLLGEIGLQEKTIGQIEEQIRGFKAIIASKQMLAASYQDEIVDLRALLAEGYVDKQRLREQERSLARLQTEIAESQSEIAQARVHVDEAKLKILQLKKAFASEVAGLLGDARTKVYELRERLATLQDRDQRTDILAPESGMVMGMTVHTLGAVVSPGTALLDIVPANEELIVEAQVSPMDIDRIALGKLADIRFSAFKSSTTPVIEGRLVQISADRLINKDTGTAYYLARVALTDKGRQTLGNLTLVPGMPVEVLVNTGARTLLQYLMQPASNVFARSLIED
- a CDS encoding type I secretion system permease/ATPase — its product is MSAHVRTELEGALAVCKGSFLSVGFFSFFVNLLMLVPSFYMLQVYDRAVGSASLSTLLMLTLIMLLLMITMGGLEWVRSRIMVRISTRLDTLLSRRLFDASFKQALNTSGMNATAQPLSDLNGLRQFLTGNGLFAFFDAPWIPIYLAVMFMFHSWYGWMGIVSAVLLGALAFANEKLTHSPLQAANREQMAATAFTNKSLRNAEVVESMGMLASLREHWSGRTHKILALQSLASDRAATITSVSRTFRQIVQSLVLGLGAYLTINHEISSGLMIAGSILLGRALAPIDQLIGVWKGFLGARAQYARLHELLLKIAAEPERMPLPAPEGAIRVEGLSAGSPDARKPIIRGVDFQVAAGEVVGIIGPSGAGKSTLARALLGVWPSLVGTVRLDGADISQWRREELGQYIGYLPQDIELFEGTISQNISRFGPVNAPAVVAAASMAGVHELILQLPDGYDTLIGANGGGLSGGQRQRIGLARALYGEPRLVVLDEPNSNLDDAGEKMLAEALQKLRQSRATVFVITHRSGVLAQVDKLLVLNHGELSLFGPRDQVLARLRDVTPTTRQAAAIQP